A stretch of Meiothermus sp. QL-1 DNA encodes these proteins:
- a CDS encoding DUF3197 domain-containing protein, whose protein sequence is MEIVGVRGAPQETLDALKEALRGVDFSQAVVTYITDWQDQRSQARYAVFVREGRHRVLGLDAFGPRFGAEGEAALEALTRWLLERGVSEFREAIIPPSRYAALFKLDEDELLKTLLATANPADPALFANLRGAGLKR, encoded by the coding sequence ATGGAAATCGTGGGTGTTCGCGGCGCGCCGCAGGAGACCCTCGACGCGCTCAAAGAGGCGCTTAGGGGGGTGGACTTTTCCCAGGCGGTGGTGACCTACATCACCGATTGGCAGGACCAGCGCTCCCAGGCCCGCTACGCGGTCTTTGTGCGGGAGGGTCGGCACCGGGTGCTCGGGCTGGATGCCTTTGGTCCCCGGTTCGGGGCGGAGGGGGAGGCAGCCTTGGAGGCCCTTACCCGCTGGCTCCTCGAGCGGGGCGTAAGCGAGTTCCGCGAGGCCATCATCCCGCCCTCGCGCTATGCTGCTCTCTTTAAGCTGGACGAGGATGAACTGCTGAAAACCCTCCTGGCCACCGCCAACCCTGCCGACCCTGCTCTATTTGCCAACCTTCGCGGCGCGGGGCTCAAACGTTGA
- a CDS encoding ABC transporter substrate-binding protein, whose product MKRAMVLGIFLVLGLVLAQGRTVTLLWSGAITGPTSDVGGPYAAGIEDYCRYANEQRLIPGVTLNCIVRDDQYQNPNTQRILEEALDRSRPAIYLGYSTGAMLQLKPLINEVRLPTIPASAHIGLIDPPNHQYFFLPVSSYSEQVVALMEYINRTERNARIALVVNPSPFGRAVVDHARRAAQRLGQTIVDVREVGGGNLDNTALLRALDAAGVQYIIHQNVAGPVANILKDAKRLGLDRKIKQMGAVYTGGSDLLRLAGDAAEGYLWASSYYTLDENTPGINLQKQLAARYNRSADILNSTNYTAGMLAAAIAVEAMRRAAQRFNGRIDNETVYQSIIGMNGPNAFRPGFAVSTKAGIEIDFTRSEQTGAEGLRVLEVRGGKFVPITEPFTSALFRQVRNP is encoded by the coding sequence ATGAAGCGAGCGATGGTTTTGGGCATCTTCCTGGTTCTGGGTCTGGTTCTGGCCCAAGGGCGCACGGTTACCCTGCTCTGGTCAGGGGCCATCACCGGCCCCACCTCGGACGTGGGGGGGCCCTACGCAGCAGGAATTGAGGACTACTGCCGCTACGCCAACGAACAGCGGCTCATCCCTGGCGTGACCCTGAACTGCATCGTGCGGGACGACCAGTACCAAAACCCCAACACCCAGCGCATCCTGGAGGAGGCCCTGGACCGGTCCAGGCCGGCCATCTACCTGGGCTACTCCACCGGGGCCATGCTCCAGCTCAAACCCCTCATCAACGAGGTCAGGCTGCCCACCATCCCGGCCTCGGCCCACATCGGCCTGATCGACCCCCCCAACCACCAGTACTTCTTCCTGCCCGTAAGCAGCTACTCCGAGCAAGTGGTGGCGCTGATGGAGTACATCAACCGCACCGAAAGAAACGCCCGCATCGCCCTGGTGGTAAACCCCAGCCCCTTTGGCCGCGCGGTGGTGGACCACGCCCGGCGGGCGGCCCAGCGGCTCGGGCAGACCATCGTGGACGTGCGCGAGGTGGGGGGCGGGAATCTGGACAACACCGCGCTTCTGCGGGCGCTGGATGCGGCGGGGGTGCAGTACATCATCCACCAAAACGTGGCGGGGCCGGTGGCCAACATCCTCAAGGACGCCAAACGGCTGGGCCTCGACCGCAAGATCAAGCAGATGGGCGCGGTGTACACCGGCGGGTCCGACCTGCTCCGGCTGGCGGGCGACGCGGCCGAGGGGTACCTCTGGGCCAGCAGCTACTACACCCTGGACGAAAACACCCCCGGCATCAACCTGCAGAAGCAGCTCGCTGCTCGGTACAACCGCAGCGCCGACATCCTGAACTCCACCAACTACACCGCAGGGATGCTGGCCGCGGCCATCGCAGTGGAGGCCATGCGGCGGGCAGCCCAGCGCTTCAACGGGCGGATCGACAACGAGACCGTCTACCAGAGCATCATCGGGATGAACGGCCCCAACGCCTTCCGGCCAGGTTTTGCGGTCTCCACCAAGGCCGGCATTGAGATCGACTTCACCCGGAGCGAGCAGACCGGGGCCGAGGGGCTGCGGGTGCTGGAGGTACGGGGAGGCAAGTTCGTACCCATAACCGAACCCTTTACTTCGGCCCTCTTCCGCCAGGTGAGGAACCCCTGA
- a CDS encoding branched-chain amino acid ABC transporter permease: MTDFLQNLISGIAVGCIYALAALGFVLIYKSSRVINFANGQLIAIGAFTAYALAVWMGLPVLLAALLALLLTALLGFVVERVFLRRLVGQPIISVIMVTIGLASVLDGLMYLTPFGSGNFTFPPFLPPGGLNLGGLNISYPQLLAIGFTVVFLLMFGWFFQRSVLGIAMRAVADDQMASMSLGVSVEKVFALAWAIAGLTAAAAGIVVGMVSGLNQDSLIAIGLAVFPAVILGGLDSVPGAVVGGIIIGVLQSFSTAYLDPLLTQVGLVGGGSQYAMPFVVLLIMLWFKPHGLFGTEEIERV; the protein is encoded by the coding sequence GTGACCGACTTCCTGCAAAACCTCATCTCCGGGATTGCGGTGGGCTGCATTTATGCCCTGGCTGCCCTGGGATTTGTCCTCATCTACAAGTCGAGCCGGGTCATCAACTTCGCCAACGGCCAACTTATCGCCATCGGGGCTTTCACGGCCTACGCCCTGGCGGTCTGGATGGGGCTGCCGGTGCTTCTGGCCGCCCTGCTGGCCCTCCTCCTCACCGCCCTCCTTGGCTTTGTGGTGGAACGCGTCTTCCTGCGGCGGCTGGTGGGCCAGCCCATCATCTCAGTCATCATGGTCACCATCGGCCTGGCTAGCGTGCTGGACGGGCTGATGTACCTGACCCCCTTTGGCTCGGGCAACTTCACTTTTCCGCCCTTCCTGCCCCCGGGGGGCCTGAACCTGGGGGGGCTCAATATCTCCTACCCCCAGCTCCTAGCCATCGGCTTTACCGTGGTTTTCCTGCTGATGTTCGGCTGGTTCTTCCAGCGCTCGGTGCTGGGCATCGCCATGCGGGCCGTGGCCGACGACCAGATGGCCTCCATGAGCCTTGGGGTCTCTGTGGAAAAGGTCTTCGCCCTGGCCTGGGCCATCGCCGGGCTTACCGCCGCCGCAGCGGGCATCGTGGTGGGGATGGTCTCGGGGCTAAACCAAGACAGCCTCATCGCCATTGGACTGGCGGTCTTCCCGGCGGTGATCCTGGGCGGGCTGGACTCGGTGCCAGGGGCAGTGGTGGGAGGCATCATCATCGGTGTGCTGCAGTCCTTCTCCACCGCCTACCTAGACCCCCTGCTCACCCAGGTAGGCCTGGTGGGGGGCGGCTCACAGTACGCGATGCCCTTCGTGGTCCTCCTCATCATGCTCTGGTTCAAGCCACACGGGCTTTTCGGCACCGAGGAGATCGAACGGGTATGA
- a CDS encoding MiaB/RimO family radical SAM methylthiotransferase, whose product MRLSVRTLGCKVNQVESDALVGLLKALDPVVVPLEAGADLVVINTCAVTTSAESDARKEVRRARRANPEAFVVVTGCYAELAPELLAELGADAVVPNRRKAELPGIILQRFGLPADPLTTPPNEFWGAGERGLLNNYVRAFIKVQDGCNAGCAYCIIPRLRGRERHREYRDALEEARALLRAGVQEIVLTGVRLGSYRGHPGGIAGLVEELAGMGAKVRLSSIEPEDTGEELLQVMRRFAPQVRPHLHLSLQTGSDRLLALMGRRYSKAYYRALVERAYDLIPGFALTTDVIAGLPTETEAEHQETLAFLEELRPSRVHVFTYTPRPKTRAASLPQVPLEVRKRRNRELTLLAQRLAEERMRPLLGSRVEVLVESFRGDRAYGHTPDYYQAELTGPARVGQTVWARVEAVAGYTLQGRVEALKEEPAS is encoded by the coding sequence TTGCGGCTTTCGGTCCGGACGCTTGGTTGCAAGGTCAACCAGGTGGAGTCGGACGCGCTGGTGGGTCTTCTAAAGGCCCTGGACCCGGTGGTGGTGCCCCTGGAAGCCGGGGCCGATTTGGTGGTCATCAACACCTGCGCGGTGACCACCAGCGCTGAGTCGGATGCCCGCAAGGAGGTGCGCAGGGCGCGGCGGGCCAATCCAGAGGCCTTTGTCGTGGTCACCGGTTGCTATGCCGAGCTGGCCCCCGAGCTGCTTGCCGAGCTGGGGGCCGACGCGGTGGTGCCCAACCGCCGCAAGGCCGAGCTGCCGGGGATAATCCTGCAGCGCTTTGGCCTGCCCGCCGACCCCCTCACCACCCCCCCCAACGAGTTTTGGGGGGCGGGCGAGCGGGGGTTGCTGAACAACTACGTGCGGGCCTTTATCAAGGTGCAGGACGGCTGCAACGCAGGGTGTGCTTACTGCATCATTCCCCGCTTGCGCGGCCGTGAGCGCCACCGCGAGTACCGCGATGCTCTGGAGGAGGCCAGGGCCCTTCTGCGAGCTGGGGTGCAGGAGATTGTGCTCACCGGGGTGCGGCTGGGTTCTTATCGAGGACACCCGGGGGGGATTGCGGGGTTGGTGGAGGAGCTGGCTGGGATGGGGGCCAAGGTGCGGCTCTCCTCCATCGAGCCCGAGGACACCGGGGAGGAGCTTTTGCAGGTTATGCGCCGTTTCGCCCCCCAGGTGCGTCCCCACCTCCACCTGAGCCTGCAGACCGGTTCCGACCGGCTTTTGGCCCTGATGGGCCGCCGCTACAGCAAGGCTTACTATCGTGCCCTGGTGGAGCGGGCCTACGACCTCATCCCCGGTTTCGCCCTTACCACCGATGTAATCGCCGGCCTGCCCACCGAGACCGAGGCCGAGCACCAGGAGACCCTGGCCTTTTTGGAAGAACTCCGGCCCAGCCGGGTGCACGTCTTCACCTACACCCCCCGCCCCAAAACCCGCGCCGCCTCGTTGCCGCAGGTGCCCCTCGAGGTGCGCAAGCGCCGCAACCGCGAGCTCACTTTGCTCGCCCAGCGCTTGGCCGAGGAGCGGATGCGGCCCCTGCTGGGAAGCCGGGTAGAGGTACTGGTGGAGAGTTTCCGGGGGGATAGGGCCTACGGCCACACCCCGGACTACTACCAGGCCGAGCTTACAGGCCCCGCCCGGGTGGGCCAGACGGTGTGGGCGCGGGTGGAAGCGGTGGCGGGCTACACCCTCCAGGGCCGGGTGGAGGCCCTAAAGGAAGAGCCCGCTTCCTAA
- a CDS encoding branched-chain amino acid ABC transporter permease, which produces MRNPWAQTGNYRTSYAQDTTIFANYREIVSVGLLLVALCLLPLFLERSQVLVLNFILIYAIAVLGLNITTGYAGLISIGQAAFMGVGAYTVALTAPSLPFWLTLPLGGLAAAVAGFLVGIPSLRVKHLYLALATLAFQEIFVWVVGRSPALAQGAAIPVEMRNFLGLEITFRNHNYFWYYVILFVLVLMVIAWRNLLRGKYGRALIAVRDNDRAADAMGMDPGRTKLFAFALGAFYGGVAGGLLAYLQRAVVVEEFTLARSVALLAMAIVGGLGTVVGSLLGPAFIEFLRLGVERLSEWMKANPFIQSITPAGVDVASALLPLSFGLVIVLFLIFEPRGLYNWWRLVRSYFRTWPFKY; this is translated from the coding sequence ATGCGTAACCCCTGGGCCCAGACCGGCAACTACCGCACTTCCTACGCGCAGGACACCACCATCTTCGCCAACTACCGCGAGATTGTCTCGGTAGGGCTGCTTCTGGTGGCGCTCTGCCTGCTGCCGCTTTTCCTCGAGCGCTCCCAGGTGCTGGTTCTGAACTTCATCCTGATATACGCCATCGCTGTGCTGGGGCTCAACATCACCACCGGCTACGCCGGGCTCATCAGCATAGGTCAGGCTGCCTTCATGGGGGTAGGGGCCTACACCGTGGCCCTTACCGCACCCAGCCTTCCCTTCTGGCTGACCCTTCCCTTAGGCGGCCTGGCCGCGGCCGTGGCCGGCTTTCTGGTCGGCATCCCCTCGCTGCGCGTCAAACACCTCTACCTGGCCCTGGCCACGCTGGCCTTTCAGGAGATTTTCGTCTGGGTGGTGGGGCGGAGCCCGGCGCTGGCCCAGGGAGCCGCCATCCCGGTAGAGATGCGGAATTTTCTGGGCCTGGAAATCACCTTTCGCAACCACAACTACTTCTGGTACTACGTAATCCTGTTCGTGCTGGTGCTCATGGTCATAGCCTGGCGCAACCTCCTGCGGGGTAAGTATGGCCGGGCCCTCATCGCGGTGCGGGACAACGACCGTGCCGCCGACGCCATGGGCATGGACCCCGGCCGCACCAAGCTCTTCGCCTTTGCCCTGGGGGCCTTCTATGGGGGGGTAGCCGGGGGGCTGCTGGCTTACCTGCAGCGGGCCGTGGTGGTGGAGGAGTTCACCCTGGCCCGCTCGGTGGCCCTGCTGGCCATGGCCATCGTGGGGGGTCTGGGCACGGTGGTGGGCAGCCTGCTGGGCCCGGCCTTCATCGAGTTTTTGCGGCTTGGGGTGGAGCGCCTCTCCGAGTGGATGAAGGCCAACCCTTTCATTCAGAGCATCACCCCGGCCGGGGTGGACGTGGCCTCGGCCCTGCTGCCGCTCTCGTTTGGCCTGGTGATCGTGCTTTTCCTAATCTTCGAGCCCCGGGGGCTTTACAACTGGTGGCGCCTGGTGCGAAGTTATTTCCGTACCTGGCCGTTCAAGTACTGA
- a CDS encoding DNA topoisomerase subunit B codes for MSTDVATNYDASAIKVLKGLEGVRHRPAMYIGGTQADGYHHLFKEILDNAVDEALAGFASEIVTTLHPDGSLTVEDNGRGIPVDLMPEEQKPAVEVIYTVLHAGGKFEEGAYKVSGGLHGVGASVVNALSEFTTVEVFRDGQHYRIDFSRGQVTQPLRVMGPAPKGKRGTRVTFRPDPEIFGLEQRFEASRIRARLRQVSFLVAGLRLVFRDGLHHKEEVFFDKGGVGSFARYQVDGEELLYEKPILLQGQVEAVGVEVGLVHTKGYTPILSSFANMIPTVDGGTHVSGFKTAYTRAFNAYARKAGLVRDKDLEPSGEDLLEGLSCVVSVKIPQPQFEGQTKGKLLNPEAGTAVSRVVYEQLTEFLEENPRIARLIYEKAQRAAQAREAARKARELVRRANPLESDDLPGKLADCQSEDPAESELFIVEGDSAGGSAKSGRDRRFQAILPLRGKILNVEKAGLNKALKNAEVRAMVAAIGVGIGGQNGEEAHFNLENLRYHKIIIMTDADVDGSHIRTLLLTFFYRYMRPIIEHGYLYIAQPPLYALRVGKEVRYLYDDEALKQALAELQGRSYEIQRFKGLGEMNAEQLWETTMDPARRVLKKVDMKDAAYAAQIFDELMGTEVQPRREFIEENARFAQLDV; via the coding sequence GTGAGCACTGACGTTGCCACCAACTACGATGCATCCGCCATCAAGGTTCTGAAGGGGCTCGAGGGGGTGCGCCACCGGCCGGCCATGTACATCGGGGGCACCCAGGCCGACGGCTACCACCACCTTTTCAAGGAAATCCTGGACAACGCGGTGGACGAGGCCCTGGCCGGCTTTGCCAGCGAGATTGTCACCACCCTTCACCCAGATGGCTCCCTTACCGTAGAGGACAACGGGCGGGGCATACCCGTCGATCTGATGCCCGAGGAGCAGAAACCGGCGGTGGAGGTGATTTACACTGTCCTGCACGCTGGGGGTAAGTTCGAGGAAGGGGCTTACAAGGTTTCGGGGGGGCTCCACGGGGTGGGCGCCAGCGTGGTCAACGCCCTCTCCGAGTTCACCACCGTGGAGGTTTTTCGCGATGGCCAGCACTACCGCATCGACTTCAGCCGGGGCCAGGTGACCCAGCCTCTGCGGGTGATGGGCCCCGCCCCCAAGGGCAAGCGGGGCACCCGGGTCACCTTCCGGCCCGACCCCGAGATCTTCGGGCTCGAGCAGCGCTTCGAGGCCAGCCGTATCAGGGCGCGTCTGCGGCAGGTCTCCTTTTTGGTGGCGGGCCTGCGGCTTGTTTTCAGGGATGGGCTCCACCACAAGGAGGAGGTCTTCTTCGACAAGGGGGGGGTGGGCTCCTTCGCCCGCTACCAGGTCGACGGCGAGGAGCTTTTGTACGAGAAGCCGATTCTGCTTCAGGGCCAGGTGGAAGCGGTGGGCGTGGAGGTGGGTCTGGTGCACACCAAGGGCTACACCCCCATACTGTCCAGCTTTGCCAACATGATCCCGACCGTGGACGGGGGCACCCACGTCTCCGGCTTCAAGACCGCCTACACCCGGGCTTTCAACGCTTATGCCAGGAAGGCTGGCCTGGTGCGGGATAAGGACCTCGAGCCGAGCGGGGAGGACTTGCTCGAGGGACTTTCCTGCGTGGTCTCGGTCAAGATACCCCAGCCCCAGTTCGAGGGCCAGACCAAGGGCAAGCTGTTGAACCCTGAGGCCGGCACCGCGGTGAGCAGGGTGGTTTACGAGCAGCTCACCGAGTTCCTGGAGGAAAACCCCCGCATCGCCCGGCTCATCTATGAGAAGGCCCAGCGTGCAGCCCAGGCCCGGGAGGCAGCCCGCAAGGCCCGCGAGCTGGTGCGCCGGGCCAACCCCCTGGAATCCGACGACCTGCCGGGCAAGCTGGCCGACTGCCAGTCGGAGGACCCTGCCGAGAGCGAGCTTTTCATCGTGGAGGGCGATTCGGCCGGGGGCAGCGCCAAGAGCGGGCGCGACCGGCGCTTCCAAGCCATCCTGCCCTTGCGGGGCAAGATCCTAAACGTGGAGAAGGCCGGCCTCAACAAGGCCCTCAAGAATGCCGAAGTACGGGCCATGGTGGCGGCGATTGGGGTGGGAATTGGCGGCCAGAATGGTGAGGAGGCCCACTTCAACCTGGAGAACCTGCGCTACCACAAGATCATCATCATGACCGACGCCGACGTGGACGGCTCGCATATCCGTACCCTTCTGCTCACCTTCTTCTATCGCTACATGCGCCCCATCATCGAGCACGGCTACCTCTACATCGCCCAGCCGCCCCTCTACGCCCTGCGGGTGGGCAAGGAGGTGCGCTATCTTTACGACGACGAGGCGCTCAAGCAGGCCCTGGCCGAGCTCCAGGGCCGGTCCTACGAGATTCAGCGCTTCAAAGGGCTGGGCGAGATGAACGCCGAGCAGCTCTGGGAGACCACCATGGACCCGGCCCGGCGGGTGCTCAAGAAGGTGGACATGAAGGATGCGGCCTACGCCGCCCAGATCTTTGACGAGCTGATGGGCACTGAGGTGCAGCCCCGGCGGGAGTTCATCGAGGAGAACGCCCGTTTCGCCCAGCTCGACGTCTAG
- a CDS encoding ABC transporter ATP-binding protein has product MRPEELGPILLEVNNIEVVYKDIIQVLRGVSLKVPEGQITALLGPNGAGKTTTLRAISGLLLPEDGRVVAGSILYRGANIANRPPEDIVRMGIVQVPEGRRVFKHLTVEENLRVGSISRRDGAQVKEDLERIYHYFPRLAALRTRLAGYCSGGEQQMLSIGRALLAKPRLLLLDEPSLGLAPLLVREIFDIVAQINAEEGVTVLVVEQNARVALSVAHYGYIMESGRIALEGPRADLETNPDVKEFYLGVAKSGGRKSFKEVKSYRRRKRFM; this is encoded by the coding sequence ATGCGCCCCGAGGAACTGGGTCCGATTTTGCTCGAGGTCAACAACATCGAGGTGGTCTACAAGGACATCATCCAGGTGCTGCGGGGGGTGTCCTTGAAGGTGCCCGAGGGGCAGATCACCGCGCTTCTAGGCCCCAACGGGGCGGGCAAGACCACCACCCTGCGGGCCATCTCGGGGCTCCTTTTGCCCGAGGACGGGCGGGTGGTCGCGGGCTCCATCCTCTACCGCGGAGCCAACATCGCCAACCGCCCGCCCGAGGACATCGTGCGCATGGGCATCGTGCAGGTGCCCGAGGGACGGCGGGTCTTCAAGCACCTCACCGTGGAGGAAAACCTGCGGGTGGGCTCCATATCCCGGCGGGATGGGGCCCAGGTGAAGGAAGACCTGGAGCGCATCTACCACTACTTTCCCCGCCTGGCCGCCCTCCGGACTCGGTTAGCCGGCTACTGTTCGGGAGGGGAGCAGCAGATGCTCTCCATCGGGCGAGCCCTCCTGGCGAAGCCCAGGCTGCTGCTTTTGGACGAGCCCAGCCTGGGCCTGGCCCCTCTTTTGGTACGGGAAATCTTCGATATTGTGGCCCAGATCAACGCAGAGGAAGGGGTCACGGTGCTGGTGGTGGAGCAAAACGCCCGGGTGGCCCTGTCGGTGGCCCACTACGGCTACATCATGGAATCTGGGCGCATTGCCCTGGAAGGCCCTCGAGCGGACCTGGAGACCAACCCCGACGTAAAGGAGTTTTACCTGGGGGTCGCCAAGTCGGGGGGGCGCAAGAGCTTCAAGGAGGTCAAGAGCTACCGCCGGCGCAAGCGCTTCATGTAG
- a CDS encoding thiol-disulfide oxidoreductase DCC family protein: MESHTVVLFDGVCNLCNGVVRFILRHDPEGRFRFAAQQSEVGQALLRRYGLGGTPLADSVVVIEGNRVYLESDAALAILRRLPGYAWLYALRHLPRPLRDGLYRLVARHRYRIFGRQEACWRPTPELKERFLDGGAG; encoded by the coding sequence ATGGAGAGCCACACCGTCGTGCTTTTCGATGGGGTGTGCAACCTTTGCAACGGGGTGGTGCGCTTCATCCTGCGCCACGACCCCGAGGGGCGTTTCCGCTTTGCCGCGCAGCAGTCCGAGGTGGGCCAGGCCTTGCTCCGGCGCTACGGCCTGGGGGGCACCCCCCTGGCGGATAGCGTGGTGGTAATCGAGGGGAACCGGGTCTACCTCGAGTCCGATGCGGCCCTGGCCATCCTGCGCCGCCTGCCGGGCTACGCCTGGCTCTACGCCCTGCGGCATCTGCCCAGGCCGCTGCGGGATGGCCTCTACCGCCTGGTGGCCCGTCACCGCTACCGCATTTTTGGCCGCCAGGAGGCCTGCTGGCGGCCCACCCCTGAGCTAAAGGAGCGCTTCTTGGACGGCGGGGCCGGATAG
- a CDS encoding metal-sulfur cluster assembly factor: MSEATLPTKEQVLEALKVVRDPEIPVNVVDLGLVYDAEVKEGGIVDITMTLTAIGCPAQDIVKADAELAVMRLPGVNAVNVEFVWTPPWTPARMTEEGKRQMRMFGFNV, encoded by the coding sequence ATGAGCGAGGCAACGCTGCCCACCAAGGAACAGGTACTGGAAGCCCTCAAAGTGGTGCGCGACCCGGAGATTCCCGTCAACGTGGTGGACCTGGGCCTGGTCTACGACGCCGAGGTGAAGGAGGGGGGCATCGTGGATATCACCATGACCCTCACGGCCATCGGCTGCCCGGCCCAGGACATCGTCAAAGCCGATGCCGAGCTCGCAGTTATGCGGCTACCAGGGGTGAACGCGGTGAATGTGGAGTTCGTCTGGACCCCTCCCTGGACACCGGCTCGCATGACCGAGGAGGGCAAGCGCCAGATGCGGATGTTTGGCTTCAACGTTTGA
- a CDS encoding M28 family metallopeptidase, producing the protein MRKVWVWALVLGPLLLALAQALSTERMRADLEALLAQGPRVAGSEAAAAARAYLVQELRRAGYTVELHPFTYSRTRDQGSSLRVGGATFPVMGVAGSPAGRVEGPLVVVPGAGLAADFAGLDLRGAVAVVRRGGIPGLEKARLAAERGAVGLVLLTEEPSGTRFTFGGSSPIPGVTLGQAEGARLLEAGARAVLEVRFLSEEVQGRNVIARRGDAPPLVLVGAHYDSVPGSPGANDNASGTVTVLELARVLASHPIAERTWFVFFDGEEDGLWGSRRFVEEYPGLVQGLRAMLNLDMVGVDVNGRLGIGGSPELRALADCEAVAVLCGGAPGGGSDHVPFAQAGVPVLFFFRGLDPNYHRPTDTYADPALMAQTAQVVRGILERLLR; encoded by the coding sequence ATGCGGAAAGTTTGGGTGTGGGCACTGGTTCTGGGGCCCCTTCTGCTGGCCCTGGCCCAGGCCCTCTCGACCGAGCGGATGCGAGCCGACCTGGAGGCCCTGCTGGCCCAGGGGCCCCGGGTAGCGGGCAGCGAGGCGGCCGCGGCGGCTCGAGCCTACCTGGTCCAGGAGCTGCGCCGGGCGGGCTACACCGTGGAGCTCCACCCCTTTACCTACAGCCGCACGCGCGACCAGGGCTCTTCTTTGCGGGTAGGGGGGGCCACTTTTCCGGTGATGGGCGTGGCGGGAAGCCCTGCCGGGCGGGTAGAGGGGCCGCTGGTGGTGGTGCCGGGGGCCGGGCTGGCAGCCGACTTCGCCGGGCTGGACCTGCGGGGAGCGGTGGCGGTGGTGCGCCGGGGCGGCATACCGGGGTTGGAAAAGGCTCGGCTGGCAGCCGAGCGGGGCGCGGTGGGGCTGGTTTTGCTCACCGAGGAGCCCTCAGGAACCCGGTTTACCTTCGGCGGCAGCAGCCCCATTCCAGGCGTCACCCTGGGGCAGGCGGAGGGGGCGCGGCTTTTGGAGGCAGGGGCTCGAGCCGTGCTGGAGGTGCGCTTTCTTAGCGAGGAGGTGCAGGGGCGCAACGTGATTGCCCGGCGGGGGGATGCCCCTCCGCTGGTTTTGGTGGGCGCCCACTACGACTCGGTGCCGGGGAGTCCGGGGGCCAACGACAACGCCTCGGGCACGGTGACGGTCCTCGAGCTGGCCCGGGTGCTCGCCAGCCATCCCATAGCAGAGCGCACCTGGTTCGTTTTCTTCGACGGGGAGGAGGATGGGCTCTGGGGCTCCCGGCGCTTCGTGGAGGAGTACCCCGGGTTGGTGCAAGGGCTGCGCGCCATGCTCAACCTGGACATGGTGGGGGTGGACGTGAACGGCCGCTTGGGCATCGGCGGTAGCCCGGAGCTCCGGGCTCTGGCCGACTGCGAGGCGGTTGCGGTCCTCTGTGGTGGCGCCCCCGGCGGGGGCAGCGACCACGTGCCCTTTGCCCAGGCCGGGGTACCGGTGCTTTTCTTCTTCCGCGGCCTGGACCCCAACTACCACCGCCCCACCGACACCTACGCCGACCCGGCCCTTATGGCCCAGACAGCCCAGGTGGTGCGGGGCATCCTGGAGCGCCTGCTGCGCTAG
- a CDS encoding threonine/serine dehydratase, with the protein MLNLEDIEAAARRIAPHIHRTPVLKSQSLNEKLGKEIYFKAEHLQKTGSFKVRGALNAALQLQGPKGLIAVSSGNHAQGVAYAARTLGLPALVVMPQDASPTKKAATRAYGARVFDQGVTVENREAIAQGLARETGYALIHPFDDPRVMAGQGTLALELLAQVEAFDAVLVAVGGGGLIAGVATALKALRPEIEVIGVEPEGAHDAQQSLAAGRRVALSQAPRTVADAVRTLVVGEQTFPVMQRLVGRILVVPDAVTLQAQRLILERLKQVVEPTAALALAPALMDYPLPQRLAVVLCGGNWLP; encoded by the coding sequence GTGCTGAACCTGGAAGACATAGAGGCCGCTGCCCGGCGCATAGCCCCCCACATCCACCGTACCCCGGTGCTCAAAAGCCAAAGCCTGAACGAAAAACTGGGCAAAGAAATTTACTTCAAGGCCGAGCACCTGCAAAAAACCGGCAGCTTCAAGGTGCGGGGGGCGCTCAACGCGGCCCTCCAGCTTCAGGGGCCCAAAGGCCTAATCGCGGTATCCTCCGGCAATCACGCCCAGGGGGTAGCCTACGCCGCGCGCACCCTGGGGCTTCCCGCCCTGGTGGTCATGCCCCAGGACGCCTCCCCCACCAAGAAGGCCGCCACCCGCGCCTACGGAGCCCGGGTCTTCGACCAGGGGGTGACGGTGGAGAACCGGGAGGCCATAGCCCAGGGGCTGGCCAGGGAAACGGGCTATGCCCTCATCCACCCTTTCGACGACCCTAGGGTCATGGCCGGCCAGGGCACCCTAGCGCTGGAGCTTCTAGCCCAGGTGGAGGCCTTTGATGCGGTGCTGGTGGCCGTAGGGGGTGGGGGGCTTATCGCGGGGGTGGCCACGGCCCTCAAGGCCCTGCGCCCCGAGATTGAGGTGATCGGAGTGGAGCCTGAAGGGGCCCACGACGCCCAGCAGAGCCTGGCAGCCGGCCGCCGGGTGGCCCTGTCCCAGGCCCCCAGAACCGTGGCCGACGCGGTCCGCACCTTAGTGGTGGGGGAACAGACCTTCCCCGTGATGCAGCGCCTCGTCGGCCGCATCCTGGTGGTCCCTGATGCGGTCACGCTGCAGGCCCAGCGCCTCATACTTGAACGGCTCAAGCAGGTGGTGGAGCCCACCGCGGCCTTGGCCCTGGCGCCGGCGCTGATGGACTACCCCCTGCCGCAGCGGCTGGCGGTGGTGCTCTGCGGTGGGAACTGGCTGCCCTAG